The sequence GGAGGTGGATGCTCAAAAGCTCGATCCTTTCGTGGCCGCGAGGTAGTCGTTCTTCGCGCGCTCGAGCAGGGCGATGATCTGCCGGCGCTCGGCGAGGACCCGCGTGGCCGTCTGGTGACGCGTCAGCGCGAGGAGCCCGAAGCCCAGCTGAGCCCGGAAGCCGCCGAGGCCTCTCAGGTAATGGTACGCGAGGATGCTGGTCACCGGAAGGGAGAGGAGAAAGGCCAGCGCCCAGAGCGCGCCGCCGACGCGCCAGACGAGCCACGTCTCGAGGCCCCAGAAGAGCGGCAGGGCGAACACGCTGACGAGGAGCCGCGTCGTGGCGTAGTTGGTTTCCTTGGTCGCCGTGCGCCGGGCGATCCAGCGCGGCACGATGTACGGCAGCCCGCTGGTCAGCGCCCCGTAGGCGAAGACCGGCAGCCCGACGGCGGCCTTCCACCCGCGCTGGAGGCGCCGGCGCGCCGGCCGGCGAACGAGGCGCTCGCGCACGGCCTGGTCCTTGATCGCGTAGGTCGCCAGCGTGGCGCGGTAGCGCTCGATGTGCTCGCGGAGCTCCTCGAGCCGCTCCGGCGCATGCGTCTCGAAGTAGGCCGCGGCGTCCACGATGGAGCGGGAGAGGCGCACGGTGTCGATCTGCCCCGTGGAGAACCCCCGCTCCTCCTGGAGCTCGAGCACGAGCTGGTCGCGGTAGAGGCCCTCGACCTCGCGGACCAGCGTGGCGTGATCGAGCCGTTCCACGTGGACGATCTGCGCCTCCATGGTCCACTGGATGGCCGTGGTCAGCTCGTCCACGGCCTTCAGCGGGTCCTGGGCGTAGAGATCGAGATAGGGCGCCAGCGCCAGGGGCTCGCCGAACGCGACGCGCACCCGCCCGCCGAAGGACTTCCGGGCGTCGAAGGCGAGGCCCGTCGGGATCAGGACGAGGGGCTCGCCGGGCGCGCCGTTCCGCCGCCGCGACTCGTAGTCGAGGGCGATGCGCGCCGCTCCCGTCTTGATCCGTTGGACGCGGGACTCGGCGTGGGTCGTGCCCTCGGGATAGATGCCGATGAGGCCGCCGGCGGCGAGCGTTGTGACGCAGGCGTCGAAGGTCCCCACGTTCTTGTCCATCTTGTCGGGGTCGTCCTGGCGGCGGTAGACGGGGATGGCGCCGACCGCCTTGAGGAAGCGCGCCATGATCGGGTTTCTGAACAGCGTCGCCGTCGCCAGATAGTGGACCTTTCGGTCGACGACCGCCCCCACGAGCAGCGAGTCGATCAGGTTGTTGGG is a genomic window of Candidatus Methylomirabilota bacterium containing:
- a CDS encoding lysophospholipid acyltransferase family protein; this translates as MDKPDPFYALVRMVGRFWVWFLFRSVDVRNAAGVPHRGPVLLCINHPNNLIDSLLVGAVVDRKVHYLATATLFRNPIMARFLKAVGAIPVYRRQDDPDKMDKNVGTFDACVTTLAAGGLIGIYPEGTTHAESRVQRIKTGAARIALDYESRRRNGAPGEPLVLIPTGLAFDARKSFGGRVRVAFGEPLALAPYLDLYAQDPLKAVDELTTAIQWTMEAQIVHVERLDHATLVREVEGLYRDQLVLELQEERGFSTGQIDTVRLSRSIVDAAAYFETHAPERLEELREHIERYRATLATYAIKDQAVRERLVRRPARRRLQRGWKAAVGLPVFAYGALTSGLPYIVPRWIARRTATKETNYATTRLLVSVFALPLFWGLETWLVWRVGGALWALAFLLSLPVTSILAYHYLRGLGGFRAQLGFGLLALTRHQTATRVLAERRQIIALLERAKNDYLAATKGSSF